One part of the Parabacteroides distasonis ATCC 8503 genome encodes these proteins:
- the ftsZ gene encoding cell division protein FtsZ, producing MDDTILNFNYPTDTPKIIKVIGVGGGGGNAVTHMYKEGIHDVTFVLCNTDNQALNRSDVPIKLLLGREITQGLGAGNKPERAMMAAEESLDDLRGMLNDGTKMVFITAGMGGGTGTGAAPVIARIAKDMGILTVGIVTIPFLFEGERKIIQALNGVEEIAKNVDALLVINNERLREIYSDLSVMNAFGKADDTLTIAAKSIAEIITLPGIINLDFADVNTTMKDGGVALMSNGFGEGEGRVRQAVEDALNSPLLSNNDVKNAKKILFNVYFSEEAELRMEEMNDVHNFMSEFNRDIEVIWGTAVDNTLGNKVKMTILATGFTMDDIPLIADKRRNEAAQMTEEELRLEEERIEKERKERDLIGKYYGASAQKAGRFTSRAKAVVLTQEELDDDALIALIEDNPTYNRDPKIVARARSKVAGEDIQVSAPTTAKQPANQPRQDSQRGGKQVISFR from the coding sequence ATGGACGATACAATATTAAATTTTAATTATCCTACGGATACTCCCAAAATCATTAAGGTGATTGGTGTTGGAGGCGGTGGCGGAAACGCTGTTACTCATATGTATAAGGAGGGCATACACGATGTTACATTCGTGTTATGTAATACGGATAATCAAGCCTTGAACCGTTCGGATGTTCCTATCAAGTTGTTGCTGGGACGTGAGATCACGCAGGGATTGGGCGCGGGAAATAAGCCGGAACGTGCGATGATGGCGGCCGAGGAGAGTCTGGACGATCTTCGAGGTATGTTGAACGACGGTACGAAGATGGTATTTATTACCGCCGGTATGGGTGGTGGTACCGGTACGGGTGCCGCTCCGGTTATCGCTCGTATCGCGAAGGATATGGGAATATTGACGGTAGGTATCGTAACCATTCCTTTCTTGTTCGAGGGTGAGCGTAAGATTATACAGGCCTTGAATGGTGTGGAGGAGATCGCGAAAAACGTGGATGCCTTATTGGTAATCAATAACGAGCGTTTGCGTGAGATTTATTCGGACCTTTCCGTGATGAACGCTTTCGGCAAGGCCGATGATACCTTGACGATCGCCGCCAAGAGTATCGCGGAGATCATTACGCTTCCGGGTATTATCAACCTCGACTTCGCCGATGTTAACACCACGATGAAAGATGGTGGTGTCGCTTTGATGAGTAATGGTTTTGGTGAAGGAGAAGGACGTGTTCGCCAAGCGGTGGAAGACGCTCTGAATTCTCCGCTATTAAGCAACAACGACGTAAAGAACGCCAAGAAAATCCTGTTCAACGTATATTTCAGCGAGGAAGCCGAGTTGCGCATGGAGGAGATGAACGACGTGCATAACTTTATGTCCGAGTTCAACCGTGATATAGAGGTTATCTGGGGTACTGCCGTGGATAATACATTAGGTAATAAAGTGAAAATGACGATCCTCGCTACTGGATTTACGATGGATGATATTCCATTGATCGCTGATAAACGCAGGAATGAAGCCGCTCAGATGACGGAAGAAGAATTGCGCTTAGAAGAAGAGCGAATCGAGAAAGAGCGTAAGGAGCGTGATTTGATTGGTAAATATTATGGTGCTTCCGCACAAAAGGCGGGTCGTTTTACCTCTCGTGCGAAAGCGGTAGTTTTGACTCAGGAAGAGTTGGACGATGATGCCTTGATCGCTTTGATAGAGGATAATCCGACTTATAACCGGGATCCGAAGATCGTGGCCCGTGCCCGTTCCAAAGTAGCGGGAGAGGATATTCAAGTATCGGCTCCGACAACGGCGAAGCAACCGGCTAACCAACCTCGCCAAGATTCTCAGCGGGGGGGTAAACAAGTGATCAGTTTCCGATAG
- a CDS encoding RNA polymerase sigma-70 factor: MDDSTLIEQIQLGSKDAFKQMFIKFYSPLCEYASQYVSDEDAEELIQELMLFIWENRNSLFVEISLKSYLFMAVKHRCLNAIKRQLYHERVHSLIYDKIKDQFENPDTYFVNELTENITKAIEELPENYRETFKLSRFGEQSNPQIAEALGVSIKTVEYRITQSLKILRVKLKDYLPFIMFLF, translated from the coding sequence ATGGATGATTCTACTTTAATTGAACAAATACAATTAGGAAGTAAAGACGCTTTTAAACAGATGTTTATCAAATTTTATTCGCCGCTATGCGAATATGCTTCCCAATATGTTTCTGATGAGGATGCCGAAGAACTTATTCAGGAGCTAATGTTATTTATATGGGAAAACCGAAATTCCTTATTTGTAGAGATATCCCTAAAATCCTATCTTTTTATGGCTGTTAAGCATCGTTGCCTCAATGCGATCAAAAGGCAATTGTATCATGAGCGAGTACATAGCCTGATTTATGATAAGATTAAAGATCAATTTGAGAATCCTGATACCTATTTCGTAAACGAGCTTACAGAGAATATCACGAAAGCGATCGAAGAATTGCCTGAGAATTACCGGGAGACATTTAAACTTAGCCGATTCGGAGAGCAATCTAATCCCCAAATCGCAGAGGCCTTGGGGGTTTCTATCAAAACCGTGGAATACCGGATTACACAATCCTTGAAAATATTGCGGGTTAAATTGAAGGACTATTTACCTTTTATAATGTTCTTGTTCTAA
- a CDS encoding sensor histidine kinase: protein MRKSTIWLLAVVMAFAFAGLLYLQVNYVSIILKTRSEQFNETVKRSLRQVSKNLELDETRKYLEDDINRDETNFMYQNAPDAQSLGQVINHEKYQLQIKDSNGTVQQIEMQSFSAHKFEPLSSLSKRQSANSIVNTSKDLQKTLKRRYQYQGGLIEEVIYNILYTANLKPIEERIDFKKLNNYLKTEFINNGLNLPFVFSVINKDGNVVYQSGEFQKQPIASDVITQVLFPNDPPSKLNYLRVYFPTKGDYISSSITFIVPSVIFSLILLITFVFTIYIVFRQKKLSEMKNDFINNMTHELKTPVSTISLAAQMLKDSDITKSPDVFKHISGVINDETKRLSFLVEKVLQMSLFERQKAALKLKEIDANDLVANVANTFVLKVEKYGGTMDIDLQATESDIYVDEMHITNVLFNLMDNAVKYRHPEVPLTLMARTWNENGKLLISVEDNGIGIKKEYLKKVFDRFFRVPTGNVHDVKGFGLGLAYVRKIIEDHKGTIRAESGAGNIGTKFIITLPLIKS, encoded by the coding sequence ATGAGGAAGTCGACAATTTGGTTGCTTGCGGTAGTTATGGCTTTTGCCTTCGCCGGGTTATTATACCTACAGGTAAACTATGTGAGCATTATACTTAAGACACGCAGCGAACAGTTCAATGAGACTGTCAAAAGAAGCCTGCGCCAAGTATCTAAGAATCTGGAATTGGATGAGACCCGTAAATACCTCGAGGATGATATCAACCGGGATGAGACAAATTTCATGTATCAAAATGCCCCGGATGCCCAAAGCCTAGGACAAGTGATCAACCATGAGAAATACCAATTACAGATCAAGGATTCTAATGGAACCGTTCAACAAATAGAGATGCAAAGTTTTAGCGCCCATAAGTTCGAGCCGCTCTCTTCCTTGTCAAAACGGCAGTCTGCCAACAGCATCGTAAACACATCTAAAGATTTACAGAAGACACTAAAAAGACGTTACCAGTACCAAGGTGGACTGATAGAGGAGGTGATTTACAACATCTTATACACTGCGAATCTAAAGCCGATCGAGGAACGTATAGATTTTAAAAAGCTGAACAATTACTTAAAAACAGAATTTATTAACAACGGTTTGAACTTGCCGTTTGTGTTTTCTGTTATTAACAAAGATGGAAATGTAGTATACCAGAGCGGAGAATTCCAAAAGCAACCGATCGCCTCTGACGTGATCACCCAAGTGCTTTTCCCGAACGATCCCCCATCGAAACTAAACTACCTGAGAGTTTATTTTCCGACGAAAGGGGATTATATCTCAAGCTCTATTACTTTCATCGTTCCATCGGTTATATTCTCATTGATCCTGTTGATAACCTTCGTCTTCACGATTTACATCGTATTCCGTCAGAAGAAGTTATCCGAGATGAAAAACGACTTTATCAACAACATGACGCACGAGTTGAAGACACCGGTATCCACGATCTCGCTCGCCGCCCAGATGTTGAAGGATTCGGATATAACGAAGAGTCCGGACGTATTCAAGCATATATCCGGCGTAATCAACGACGAGACGAAGCGATTGAGCTTCTTGGTCGAGAAAGTGCTACAGATGTCTTTGTTCGAACGACAGAAAGCAGCGCTTAAATTGAAAGAAATTGACGCGAATGATTTGGTAGCGAACGTGGCTAACACCTTCGTTTTAAAGGTCGAGAAGTACGGCGGTACAATGGATATAGACCTGCAAGCTACAGAATCGGATATATATGTGGATGAAATGCATATCACCAATGTATTGTTCAACTTGATGGATAATGCGGTTAAATACCGCCACCCGGAAGTTCCGCTTACATTGATGGCACGCACTTGGAACGAGAACGGAAAGCTGTTGATCTCCGTGGAAGATAATGGTATCGGTATCAAGAAAGAATATCTGAAAAAGGTATTCGACCGTTTCTTCCGCGTACCGACAGGCAACGTACATGACGTGAAAGGGTTCGGTCTCGGACTCGCTTACGTACGCAAAATTATTGAGGACCACAAAGGTACGATCCGTGCCGAAAGTGGTGCGGGAAACATTGGAACAAAATTTATTATTACTTTACCTCTTATAAAAAGTTAG
- a CDS encoding carbon starvation CstA family protein has translation MITFTCCLIALIVGYFTYGKFVERVFGVDPSRVTPAFTKQDGVDYIPLPTWKIFMIQFLNIAGLGPIFGAIMGAKFGVASFLWIVLGSIFAGATHDFLSGMLSLRHDGESLPELIGRYLGNNFKQFMRGFTVILMILVGAVFVAGPAGLLAKLTPEYLDATFWIIVVFIYYILATLLPVDKIIGKIYPLFAIALLFMAVGILVMLFINQPPLPEITDGLGNTHPGGLPIFPIMFVSIACGAISGFHATQSPLMARCMKSEKYARPVFYGAMITEGIVALIWAAAATYFFHNNGMEENNAAVVVDSITKEWLGAVGGVLAILGVIAAPITSGDTAFRSARLIVADFLHMEQKTVAKRLMICIPMFIVAIGILLYSQKDKDGFDMIWRYFAWSNQTLAVFTLWALTVYLVQAKKLYVITLIPALFMTAVCSTYIFVAPEGFGLSSGFSQLLGLLVTLIVFGIFLVWKRRKV, from the coding sequence ATGATTACTTTTACATGTTGTCTGATAGCCCTTATCGTTGGATATTTTACGTATGGTAAATTTGTCGAGCGGGTGTTTGGCGTAGATCCCTCCCGGGTTACTCCTGCTTTCACGAAACAAGATGGTGTCGATTATATACCCTTGCCTACTTGGAAGATTTTCATGATCCAATTTTTGAATATAGCGGGTCTGGGACCTATTTTCGGCGCTATCATGGGGGCTAAATTTGGGGTAGCTTCTTTCCTTTGGATCGTATTGGGAAGTATATTTGCGGGCGCTACCCATGATTTCCTATCGGGAATGCTTTCGTTGCGGCATGATGGAGAAAGTCTTCCTGAATTGATCGGACGGTATCTGGGGAATAACTTTAAGCAATTTATGCGGGGCTTTACGGTTATCTTGATGATCTTGGTGGGTGCTGTTTTCGTAGCTGGGCCTGCAGGGTTGCTGGCTAAACTGACTCCGGAATATCTAGATGCTACGTTCTGGATTATCGTCGTGTTCATTTATTATATACTGGCTACTCTATTACCTGTTGATAAGATTATCGGAAAGATCTATCCATTATTTGCCATCGCTTTGCTATTTATGGCCGTAGGTATCTTGGTTATGTTATTTATTAACCAGCCGCCGTTACCTGAGATTACGGATGGACTTGGTAATACGCATCCGGGAGGCTTGCCTATTTTTCCGATCATGTTTGTTAGTATCGCTTGTGGCGCTATCTCTGGCTTTCATGCTACCCAAAGTCCATTGATGGCCCGTTGCATGAAAAGTGAGAAATACGCCCGTCCCGTATTTTACGGAGCGATGATTACCGAAGGTATCGTAGCCTTGATTTGGGCCGCCGCTGCTACGTATTTCTTCCATAATAACGGAATGGAGGAGAACAATGCCGCTGTCGTAGTAGACAGTATCACGAAAGAGTGGCTGGGCGCTGTCGGAGGTGTATTAGCGATACTGGGTGTGATAGCTGCTCCGATTACTTCTGGCGATACGGCTTTCCGCTCGGCTCGTCTGATTGTCGCAGACTTCCTGCATATGGAGCAAAAAACGGTGGCCAAACGTCTGATGATCTGTATTCCCATGTTTATCGTTGCGATAGGAATCTTATTATATAGTCAAAAAGATAAGGACGGCTTCGATATGATCTGGCGTTATTTCGCATGGAGTAACCAGACGTTAGCGGTATTTACCCTATGGGCCTTAACCGTATATTTGGTACAAGCAAAAAAATTATATGTGATAACCTTGATTCCCGCCTTATTCATGACGGCGGTATGTTCTACCTATATTTTTGTAGCTCCGGAAGGGTTTGGTCTTTCCTCCGGTTTTTCTCAACTTTTGGGGCTACTAGTTACATTGATCGTTTTCGGGATCTTCTTAGTCTGGAAAAGAAGGAAAGTATAA
- a CDS encoding FecR family protein, producing the protein MKTENRHINFQEPEGMMLLRYIKDTASNEEKSYIEAWLEADENNKRILLQTARIYYANNAMERIASRNPLIAYEKLEQRLAKRTRLYWLKRFSVAAACIIAIIGLSTLFSHRKVDSEFGDPQIITLQANAGVRTRFNLPDGTVVYLNSGSVLSYPMSYDQKERKVYLSGEAYFKVTHNEKQPFIVSTSGDQHRVRVLGTEFNIQAYGDENIISTTLVTGSVNLEVKNKSGNVSHRTLLPSEKAICNLDKEEISVMKINTMYETAWMDGKLMFKDTPLPEALKKLSYYYNVEFVIQDAEIKSYCLTGILDNRLLSQTLDYLRISSNIDYRIEDMKTDDSKGTNRTRVILWKGK; encoded by the coding sequence ATGAAAACTGAAAATAGACATATTAATTTCCAAGAGCCGGAAGGTATGATGCTTTTACGGTATATAAAGGACACAGCTTCCAATGAGGAAAAATCTTATATTGAAGCTTGGCTGGAAGCGGATGAAAATAATAAGAGGATCTTATTACAGACCGCCCGTATATATTATGCGAACAATGCGATGGAACGGATCGCTAGCCGAAATCCATTGATTGCCTACGAAAAGCTGGAACAACGATTAGCAAAACGGACCCGTTTATATTGGCTGAAGAGGTTCTCTGTCGCTGCGGCTTGTATAATTGCTATCATTGGACTATCAACCTTATTTTCCCATAGAAAGGTTGATTCTGAATTTGGAGATCCTCAAATTATAACACTTCAGGCAAATGCGGGAGTCCGTACACGCTTTAATTTACCGGATGGTACTGTTGTTTATCTAAATTCGGGTAGTGTTTTATCCTATCCGATGTCTTATGACCAAAAAGAAAGAAAAGTATATTTATCAGGAGAAGCCTATTTTAAAGTCACTCACAACGAAAAACAACCTTTTATTGTCAGTACTTCAGGAGATCAGCATAGGGTTAGAGTTTTAGGCACGGAGTTTAATATACAAGCTTATGGGGATGAGAATATAATTTCGACTACTTTAGTGACGGGCTCCGTAAATCTCGAGGTGAAGAATAAATCAGGGAATGTGAGTCATAGGACGTTACTACCATCCGAAAAAGCGATTTGCAACTTGGATAAAGAAGAAATTTCTGTGATGAAAATAAACACGATGTATGAAACCGCATGGATGGATGGCAAACTGATGTTCAAGGATACGCCTTTACCTGAGGCTTTGAAAAAATTGTCATATTACTATAATGTTGAATTTGTGATTCAGGATGCGGAGATTAAAAGCTATTGTTTAACCGGTATTTTAGATAATAGGTTGCTATCTCAGACACTAGACTATTTGAGAATATCTTCAAATATTGATTATCGTATAGAAGATATGAAGACAGATGACAGCAAAGGTACTAACCGTACTCGAGTTATACTTTGGAAAGGAAAATAA
- a CDS encoding response regulator transcription factor, which translates to MEEKLKIFFCEDDENLGMLLREYLQAKGYVTDLFSDGEAGYKGFTKGKYDLCVLDVMMPKKDGFTLAQEIRSINPDIPIIFLTAKTMKEDILEGFKIGADDYLTKPFSMEELLLRIEAILRRVKGKKMKDIPFYKLGNFLFDTQKQTLAIGDKVTKLTTKECELLSLLCAHANEILERNYALKTIWVDDNYFNARSMDVYITKLRKLLKDDPGIEIINIHGKGYKLITPSGEEQAREEGIQVL; encoded by the coding sequence ATGGAAGAAAAACTAAAGATCTTCTTTTGTGAAGACGATGAGAATTTAGGAATGCTTTTAAGAGAATACTTACAAGCTAAAGGGTATGTAACGGACCTATTCTCTGACGGAGAAGCCGGATACAAAGGTTTTACCAAAGGTAAATACGATCTTTGTGTGTTGGATGTCATGATGCCAAAGAAAGATGGTTTCACCTTGGCACAAGAAATTCGCTCTATCAATCCTGATATCCCTATTATCTTCCTTACAGCCAAGACTATGAAGGAAGACATCTTGGAAGGATTCAAGATCGGCGCAGATGACTACTTGACAAAACCGTTTAGCATGGAAGAGCTATTGCTTCGTATCGAGGCTATCCTTCGCCGTGTGAAAGGTAAGAAGATGAAAGATATTCCTTTCTACAAGTTAGGAAACTTCTTGTTCGATACCCAAAAACAAACGTTGGCTATCGGCGACAAGGTTACAAAACTTACCACGAAGGAATGCGAATTATTAAGCTTGTTGTGCGCCCACGCAAATGAGATCCTTGAGCGTAACTACGCCTTGAAGACAATCTGGGTAGACGATAACTATTTCAACGCTCGTAGCATGGACGTTTATATCACGAAATTACGTAAATTGTTGAAAGACGATCCGGGTATCGAGATCATCAACATCCACGGCAAGGGGTATAAATTAATCACTCCTTCCGGGGAGGAACAAGCCCGTGAGGAAGGCATACAAGTGCTTTAA
- a CDS encoding GatB/YqeY domain-containing protein, which yields MDLFEQVSEDIKNAMKAKDKVALETLRNVKKFFLEAKTAPGANDTLTDADALKIMQKLVKQGKDSATIYVQQGRQDLADVELEQVKVIEKYLPQQMSAEELEKELKAIIAQVGAAGPKDMGKVMGVASKALAGRAEGRMISETVKRLLN from the coding sequence ATGGATTTATTTGAACAAGTCAGTGAAGACATTAAAAACGCGATGAAGGCGAAAGATAAAGTCGCCTTGGAGACATTGAGAAATGTAAAGAAATTTTTCTTGGAAGCGAAAACCGCTCCGGGAGCCAATGATACGCTGACGGATGCGGATGCCTTGAAGATCATGCAGAAGTTGGTGAAACAAGGGAAAGATTCCGCTACGATTTATGTGCAACAGGGCCGTCAAGACCTAGCGGATGTTGAGTTGGAGCAAGTAAAAGTGATTGAGAAATATTTGCCTCAACAAATGTCTGCCGAGGAATTGGAGAAAGAATTGAAAGCTATTATCGCTCAAGTCGGTGCCGCTGGCCCGAAAGATATGGGTAAGGTAATGGGTGTAGCCTCAAAAGCATTGGCAGGAAGAGCCGAAGGACGGATGATTTCCGAGACGGTTAAGCGTTTACTTAATTAA
- a CDS encoding TonB-dependent receptor yields MKSGKCLLMLLMILFSPMAFAQQSGVNVTGSVVEQGSDTPIEQATVRLLNVKDSAMVRGVVSARNGSFTLKNVKKGSYLLHITFIGYDPLYQPLQITGKKNPVNVGKLELSDGAIELGEAVVIGKAPEVTVRNDTVEYNADSYKVTEGSVLEDLLKKMPGVEVDSEGKITVNGKEVKKVMVDGKEFFSDDPKVASKNLPAKMIDKLQVLDKKSDMAQMTGFDDGEEETVINLTVKPGMKQGWFGNAYGGYGSKDRYEGNAMVNRFVNNDQITFMGGANNTNNMGFSDLASTMFSGMGGGGGRRGGFGAGSGITSSGNAGLNFSKEFKPDKLTLGGNTRYSHSDNDARSKSDRQNILPGDSSSYDNSEAMSRTKSDNFGVDFRLEWKPDTMTQLIFRPSFSFSHSMNDNFSDATTLDNERDTVNTNKSSNYSESNGYNLNASIDFSRKLNNKGRVFSATLSGGNSDSYSDGMNRSDIVYFNQTDALKNSIIDQRSRYDNKGFNYRAYVSWVEPIGHNNFIQATYSISQRKQEALKNVYNQDADGIYNVLDSAYSQSYRNNFISQRASLSFKSQRAKFNYTIGLNLDPSYSSSENFVGDTTLSKITRKVVNLSPMAQFNYMFDKRTNLRIMYNGRTSQPSMTQLQPVADISDPTNITIGNPDLNPRYTNNVFIRFQQFTPEKQRAFMIMANGSYIINDIVSYTSYNQETGVKTTTYKNVNGNYSGNVRMMLNTPLKNKKFSINSMTMASFANSNGYINEEKNTNRNLILSERGGIDFRSSYLDLGVNGNIRYNATSNSLQKENNQNTFNYGAGGYTTIYLPLNFKIESDVNWSTNSGYGDGFKQNEVLWNASASKSFLKNNQGTLRFKIYDILQQRSNISRSITASYIQDSEYNTLGSYFMVHFIYRFSIFKGGASASDVKTPGRSGRGRGPMGPPPGHRF; encoded by the coding sequence ATGAAATCGGGAAAGTGCCTTTTGATGTTGTTGATGATCCTTTTTTCACCGATGGCTTTCGCACAGCAAAGCGGTGTTAATGTTACCGGATCTGTCGTTGAGCAAGGTAGTGATACCCCCATCGAGCAAGCAACGGTACGATTGCTGAACGTAAAAGACAGTGCCATGGTACGAGGTGTGGTGAGCGCCCGTAATGGTAGTTTTACCTTGAAAAACGTAAAGAAAGGAAGTTATTTACTACACATCACATTCATCGGATACGATCCATTGTACCAACCCTTGCAAATCACCGGAAAGAAAAACCCCGTAAACGTAGGTAAACTTGAATTAAGCGACGGAGCGATCGAGTTGGGAGAAGCCGTAGTTATAGGTAAGGCACCCGAGGTTACCGTTCGCAACGACACTGTGGAATACAACGCGGATTCTTATAAAGTAACCGAAGGCTCCGTTTTGGAGGATTTATTGAAAAAGATGCCCGGTGTGGAGGTAGATAGCGAAGGCAAGATCACCGTCAATGGAAAAGAGGTGAAAAAGGTAATGGTGGACGGAAAGGAGTTCTTCTCCGATGACCCGAAAGTGGCCTCCAAGAATCTTCCAGCCAAGATGATCGATAAATTACAGGTACTTGATAAGAAAAGCGATATGGCCCAAATGACCGGCTTCGACGATGGAGAGGAAGAGACCGTCATCAACCTAACCGTGAAACCCGGCATGAAGCAAGGTTGGTTTGGCAACGCATATGGTGGATACGGAAGTAAAGATCGGTATGAAGGCAACGCCATGGTCAATCGTTTCGTGAATAATGACCAGATCACGTTCATGGGGGGAGCGAATAACACGAATAATATGGGCTTTTCCGATCTAGCCTCAACAATGTTCTCCGGTATGGGAGGCGGTGGAGGCCGACGAGGAGGTTTCGGAGCGGGTAGCGGTATCACCTCTTCCGGAAACGCAGGTTTGAACTTCAGCAAGGAATTCAAGCCGGATAAACTAACTCTTGGGGGAAATACTCGTTATTCCCATTCCGACAATGATGCTCGCAGCAAGAGTGATCGGCAGAATATCCTTCCCGGAGATAGTTCCTCCTATGATAATAGCGAGGCGATGAGCCGTACGAAGAGCGATAACTTTGGCGTAGACTTTCGCTTGGAATGGAAACCGGATACGATGACTCAACTTATCTTCCGCCCGAGTTTCAGCTTCAGCCACAGCATGAACGACAATTTCAGTGATGCTACCACCTTGGATAACGAACGGGATACGGTCAATACCAACAAATCCAGTAATTACTCGGAAAGTAACGGGTACAACCTAAATGCCAGCATCGATTTCAGCCGTAAGCTGAATAACAAAGGACGTGTGTTCAGCGCCACCCTTTCTGGAGGCAATAGCGATTCGTACAGTGACGGCATGAACCGTTCCGACATCGTTTATTTCAACCAGACTGATGCCTTGAAGAATAGCATTATCGACCAGCGCTCACGTTACGACAACAAAGGTTTCAATTACCGGGCCTACGTATCGTGGGTAGAACCGATCGGGCATAATAATTTCATCCAAGCCACTTATAGCATCAGCCAACGGAAACAAGAAGCCTTGAAGAATGTTTACAACCAAGACGCTGATGGTATATATAATGTATTAGATTCCGCCTACAGCCAAAGCTATCGCAATAACTTTATCAGCCAGCGGGCCAGCTTGAGCTTCAAGTCTCAACGGGCAAAGTTCAACTACACGATCGGCTTGAATCTGGACCCATCCTATTCCAGCAGCGAGAATTTCGTTGGCGACACGACCTTATCCAAGATAACCCGTAAGGTGGTCAACCTCTCCCCGATGGCTCAATTCAACTATATGTTCGATAAGCGTACGAATCTTCGTATCATGTATAATGGCCGTACCAGCCAACCGAGCATGACTCAATTACAACCGGTAGCGGATATCTCGGACCCGACGAATATCACGATCGGTAACCCGGATTTGAATCCCCGCTATACGAACAACGTATTTATTCGTTTCCAACAGTTCACACCGGAGAAACAACGGGCCTTTATGATCATGGCAAACGGTAGTTATATCATCAACGATATCGTAAGTTATACCTCTTATAACCAAGAGACAGGTGTAAAGACCACCACTTACAAAAACGTAAATGGCAACTATAGTGGCAACGTCCGTATGATGTTGAATACCCCCTTGAAGAATAAGAAATTCTCCATCAACTCCATGACAATGGCCTCGTTCGCTAATAGCAACGGATATATCAACGAGGAGAAGAATACGAACCGGAATCTCATATTGTCCGAACGTGGTGGTATCGACTTCCGCTCCTCTTATCTGGATCTGGGCGTAAACGGGAATATTCGTTACAATGCCACCAGCAACTCCCTGCAAAAGGAAAATAACCAAAACACCTTCAATTACGGAGCCGGCGGTTACACGACAATCTATCTGCCCCTCAATTTCAAGATAGAGAGTGACGTGAACTGGTCTACCAACTCTGGCTACGGGGACGGATTCAAACAGAACGAAGTCCTATGGAATGCCTCAGCCTCCAAGTCTTTCTTAAAGAATAACCAAGGGACGCTCCGTTTCAAGATCTACGATATCCTGCAACAACGAAGCAATATCTCCCGTTCCATTACCGCTAGCTATATACAAGACTCAGAATATAACACGCTAGGCAGTTATTTCATGGTACACTTCATCTATCGGTTCAGCATCTTCAAAGGCGGAGCCAGTGCCAGCGACGTGAAAACGCCGGGTAGAAGCGGACGGGGAAGAGGTCCGATGGGTCCTCCTCCGGGACATCGATTTTAA